In the Xiphias gladius isolate SHS-SW01 ecotype Sanya breed wild chromosome 7, ASM1685928v1, whole genome shotgun sequence genome, CTGCTACACCTTGATGTACTTATTGAATGTAGTTCATCAGAAAgaatataatgttaaaaatgaaggaCATTATCTTACTATGACATCAATAAGCAACCctactaaaaagaaaatattttttcaaaacagattCCCATGATGTTGTATGACAGTGATAATAAACCAATGGTAATCCAGaggtcagacaaaacagcatGAAATTCATGGTGCTTCAAAAATGACATTATAATGAAAGGGTAATCTATTCTGTTTTCTACATTTAAAGAGTAATGGAAACTAGCCTGAAAATCTCATCTTTGTGGACCACCAGAGGTTTATCTTTTCACCTGGTTGCAGTTTAGTACAGTTTGGACTCCAGGACATTAGAATTGGTTGCGTTGGGTGTGGTTAAAAGTTCAACAGAGCACACTTCTGGCCAGTGATGCTGGGTACTTTCAGAAGTGAAAACAGCCTTGAAATTTTTAAACAGAGAGGGAAGCAAAACATGGGTTTTTAGCCCGGTGTTTAGTTACACTTTAAACATAATAATTCCAGCAAAGCTTGTACAAAGAATACATAATAAAGTAGGACAAACACATTTGGATGGAGTCATTTACATTCTATAAGTGTTGCTTTCTGTCCCCCACTTGAAGCTGGTGTATTATTTGGATGGAGTAAACTTCACCACACCATTTGGTGATCAAGTTTCATTTGATGAGAATGGTGATGCCTTACCAATATATGACGTGATGAACTGGCTGTGGCTCCCTGATGGCACAACAAAGATTCAGAATGTGGGTGAAGTTAAAGAATCAGCGAAAGGTGAAGAACTAACACTTCATGAGGACGTAATTTTCTGGAACTTTGAATCTAAACAGGTTACTTTAGCttattgattttacattttttttctcactgatgTTTACTCAAATAACAACATCAAATGCTGTAAAACAATGATAACTCTTGCAATCCTGTTAGCCACCCAGGTCAATTTGCAGTGAGAGCTGCCCACCAGGTACCCGCATGGCCAGAAAGAAGGGGCAACCTGTGTGCTGTTTTGACTGCATCCCTTGTTCTGAGGGAGAGATCAGCAATGACACAGGTTGGTAtcaattataaaataatgtaatttatcaatttgtaattaatatgtattttttttaaaagtgtgcaGTACTTGCAGATGAGAGTGATCATGCTCTTGTTGCTGCAATAGCAACTCCTACTACTTGGTTGCTACTAAAGCTCCGTGCAGTTTGGTAGAAAAGCAGCGGAAGAATTCTATGGTGTTACAGGTGACACATAGATGTATAAATCCTTCACCCAGCTAAAACTAGGAGCTGGCAATGAAAAGGACTGCGGAGCATGGAAAATTGGTAATTCCAAATTggaaaaatgcaagaaaaaaatatctagCCCTCTTTTCTTTTGGAGTGAAATATCAGTAATGAGGCTGtttcttgttcatttttaaaataccatAGGTTTTTGCTGATCATTTAATATAGatatgtacattttaacatataaaatacatattattaACACTtaacatttttcctctttttgtcagACTCCCTGGAGTGCACCACTTGTCCAGAAGATTTCTGGTCCAGTCCACAGCGTGACCAATGTGTTCCTAAGAAAACAGAGTTCCTCTCCTACCATGAGCCTCTGGGTATCTGCTTGACAACTGCCTCATTGCTGGGCACATTTATCTGTGCTGTTGTCCTAGGAATCTTCATTTATCATCGGAGCACACCCATGGTGCGTGCCAACAATTCAGAACTCAGTTTCCTGCTCTTGGTTTCACTTAAGTTATGTTTCCTCTGCTCACTGCTGTTTATCGGCCATCCCAGACTGTGGACATGCCAGCTGAGACATGCAGCATTTGGAATCAGCTTTGTACTTTGTGTGTCATGTATCCTGGTAAAAACCATGGTGGTTCTGGCTGTGTTCAAGGCCTCCAAACCAGGAGGTGGAGGCAGTCTGAAGTGGTTCGGTGctgtgcagcagagagggaCAGTTCTGGTTCTTACTTCTATTCAGGCGGCAATTTGCACTGCCTGGCTTGTCTCCTCATCACCAGGGCCTCATAAAAACACTCAGTACCACAATGACAAGATAGTTTATGAGTGTGTAGTTGGGTCTACAATTGGTTTTGCAGTTTTACTTGGATATATTGGCTTACTGGCAATCCTTAGCTTCCTGTTAGCATTTCTAGCAAGGAATCTTCCAGACAACTTCAATGAGGCCAAATTAATCACTTTCAGCATGCTGATCTTCTGTGCTGTGTGGGTGGCCTTTATCCCTGCTTATATAAACTCCCCAGGCAAATATGCAGATGCAGTGGAGGTATTTGCTATCCTGGCCTCCAGTTTTGGCCTCTTGGTGGCACTGTTTGGACCCAAATGTTACATAATCCTGCTTAGACCAGAGAGGAACACAAAGAAAGCTATCATGGGTCGAGACACTCCAAAGACTTAAAGAGGCACTTCTGATATTGTCTGTATTTTACATTCAAGAGTGATCTTCTCATAATTGATCCACAATAAAAGTAGCTTTCTTTTTAACCTTAagattatatttacatattattaaaaaagcagaacaaaacaagGAGGAATAAAGCTGTTAATTAAGAACTGAGTCTCTATCATTATTGCCTTTTTGCCCaatcatttactttttcctGGAAGTTGGAAGACACAAAATATGTGTTAAACCGTCTGACTCTGCGAGGTAGTTGTACGACCATTTGTTGACAGAAACAATCATATACTTTTATTTCACATGGCATAGGGTTGGCACAAGTAAATCACTTACACTTTGATCCATCTTTACTTTTTAGAACATAAACCATCTCTTGTATTCTGCACCATTCTACCCAAGTAGAAACCTCACCACTaccttaccttttttttttttttttttatgtacaaggTCTCAATAGTGAATATTGTCAATAAAGTCATGGTCAAATTTGACTACGATGCATTCATAACACAATGCAACAGTCAACTAAGCTTGCATTGTCTATCTCTTTAAAgggcttttctttttaaatggtGTGTTTTTCAATGGCCAACAGGAAGTACAGAAAGGGCTagctaaaatatttttatcattttgtttaatcTATTGTATAACATTGCATCATAGTAATGGTGCAGCAGTGTTTACGCGGGTCAAACAAttcaatgataaataaatgattgcaTATTGGTTTGTGTGTGGACAAACCagcatattttcattattccaTTCAGGTAAGGTGGTAACTGGCAGAGAGAAACATTCATGCAGACATGGTTCTTTTCACTGCAATCAAATCTCTTCAAGTTAATTTGCAGTGAAATGTTCTGTTACCAGGGTAACCTCGGTTCTATGAGATTTCTCAAAGGTATCTCACTATGGCAAGTGCATTCTGGCATGACCAAGGGCTAATGAAGTAACCATAGCCCAGGTGGAATGTGTTCACAGGTCTCCTGGAGGCTCTAAATCCATAGATTTCATAAGCCAGTACAATAGTATCCAATATGCACTGGGATAGATACTGGAGAGAATGGGGCTCTATGCATCTATGGGAAGAAGTTCAAGATACAAAGAACTGGTTGTTCTTCATAAACCTCTAAAAGCTGTATGCAATAAATGCATAATGCTTTCAACAGACACCAGCAGCTCCTGTATAGGGCAGCTATAAGAAGACTCACTAGCCTTAGGCACAAAAACTGGGAAGGACACAGTATTACCTTCCCATAGTTTGGGGGAAAAGTGTAGGCAAGATGCCTGATAATGCATGCAGTTCAGTTATTCGCTTGGCTGACGTCAAAGAAGAACAGCATGGTTTTGAGAAAAAGCCAAAGGAGTTCAAAAGAGTTCAAGTGCCCCTAACACAATGGTCAGGGCCCAGTTAGGGACCAAAGCTTTGCATGCCGCATAACTGGAGAGATACCCTCATAAACCTTCTTATCAGACAGTGCTGAACTGCCAGTACATTACCAAACCCCACAGGAGAAACAGGAATTGCAGCCAAATAAACCACAAGAGTAGAATTGGCCTTACCCTTGTCTAGTACTTCCTGTAAGAAGCATCAGATGCTAGtaataaaacactaaataaaagATATCGTCATACTTAACATCATTTAATGATCATGTGGATGGCACACTTGCTCACTGAATACTCTCATAGGCCCTTTCCACCATTGCAAACTTAGGTGTTAGTTCTGGACTGGTGCCAGTGCCAGTTTGGTGTTGGTTCAACTTGCAAACCTTCTAAGAACCAGTTTGCTTTTCCATGGGCTAGAGAGCCACTGCAGAGCCATTTCATTACGTCATTGTATACGTCTGTATAAGTCTCCACTTTCCAAGCAATGCTAGCACCAAGCACAACAACAATAATGGCAGACCACATTGTCTGTTTACAAGTGTTGTTTCTGGCTTTGCAAGCTATTGGCTTCTAAGCATTTGATGCTGATTTTGAACATTTCCAAATAGTTAAAAACGGTGGTCACAAAGTTTAATTGGTCTTGTTGGGTACGATAATCCCACCCCTCAGCCCCTGCACTTAGCAGTTCTTGGCTCTAGACCAGCAAAGTGTGGAGAAAGGCAGAGGAGACAGTGCAATGCAAAAAGATCTACAAAGGCCCAAACATTTCTCTCCCACACTATATGGGGTACTCTAAAGTTTACACAAGGAGACAAAAGGTGGCCATTACGATTTTAAGAGCCATTGTTAGTTAGTATCTTACAAGAATATTATTGATGTTGATGTCAACAGAGTTTTAAAGGATGATGAGCTTGACATGCAAACACCCTTACTGACCCTGAAACATATTGCTGGAATTAGCTGCTATAAATTCATAGTTGTTTCAACAAGCTTTTACTGATTCAATATACTGTAGAACTGAATTGTTAACTGACAGGGCTGCTGTCATTCATATTACAGCGTCTGTAACTTTATATTTAGAAATTTAGATTCTATTTACCTCTCTGCAATGAGGTTTATTATAGTAAGTAAAATTTGCCCGGGACCTctgacctagggcctctatgtaaacacagctctacatatgtaaacatacacctcatttATCTTTCATCTACACTGTACTTTCAGAGTGTTCCCCTGgttctctttgtgtttgagagACAGAAATTCAAGTTACAACTTCACGTTAGCAGAATAATTAATACTTCA is a window encoding:
- the LOC120791614 gene encoding extracellular calcium-sensing receptor-like, coding for MTMAFAIDEINKNSNLLPNVTLGYSLYDNCGALVIGFRAALVLASGQEEQFLLQENCLGTPPVVGIVGDSYSTFSITTSNVLGLFRLPMVSHFATCSCLSNRQRFPSFFRTIPSDAFQVRAMIQILKRFGWTWVGLLVSDDDYGLHVARAFQSDLAQSGGGCLAYTEILPWGNDPAQLRRIVDVMKKSTAHVVIVFAHEIHIYQLMEEVVRQNVTGLQWMASEAWTSVDVLQTPDFMPYLGGTLGIAIRRGEIAGFKDFLLRIQPDQHHNIYGNSIVNQFWEDIFQCRFAPPPAGWMEAGGALCTGQEDLHNVESELFDVSNLRPEYNVYKAVYALAYALDSMLRCVPGRGPFSRHSCTSLQRLEPWQLVYYLDGVNFTTPFGDQVSFDENGDALPIYDVMNWLWLPDGTTKIQNVGEVKESAKGEELTLHEDVIFWNFESKQPPRSICSESCPPGTRMARKKGQPVCCFDCIPCSEGEISNDTDSLECTTCPEDFWSSPQRDQCVPKKTEFLSYHEPLGICLTTASLLGTFICAVVLGIFIYHRSTPMVRANNSELSFLLLVSLKLCFLCSLLFIGHPRLWTCQLRHAAFGISFVLCVSCILVKTMVVLAVFKASKPGGGGSLKWFGAVQQRGTVLVLTSIQAAICTAWLVSSSPGPHKNTQYHNDKIVYECVVGSTIGFAVLLGYIGLLAILSFLLAFLARNLPDNFNEAKLITFSMLIFCAVWVAFIPAYINSPGKYADAVEVFAILASSFGLLVALFGPKCYIILLRPERNTKKAIMGRDTPKT